The Drosophila sechellia strain sech25 chromosome 2L, ASM438219v1, whole genome shotgun sequence region TTCAGGATGTCTTTTCTTTGGGTCTCCGAGGGCAGACCAATGTGGAATTGGGATGGCATGCGGCGCACAATGGCCTTGTCTAGATCCTGCGGCCTGTTCGTGGCACCCATCACAATCACCGTCGAGTTGGAGTTCGTGCTGAGGCCATCCCACAGCATCATAAACTGGGTCTTCATCATGGCGGTGGCCTCGTGGTCGTTCATGTTTCGCGATCGCAAAAATGAGTCTATTTcgtcaataaaaataatgcatGGCTCGATTCGCGATGCAAGCGAGAAGACAGCAGAAGTCAATTTCTGGGATTCCCCATACCACTTGTCGGTAAGAATGGCGACGTCCAAGTTGATAAAGCGCATTCCCGCCTCTTTTGCCGTCGCCTTCGCTATCAGTGTCTTTCCACAGCCCGGCGGCCCATGGAGCAGGACGCCTTTGGGCGCCTGCCACAGCTTCGAATGCTTGAAGAGATCCTTGTGCTGGATCGGCAGCACCACCGATTCCCGGAGCTCCTGAATGACTGCATCCAGACCGGCGATATCGGCCCAACTGACTGTTATGTCGGCGGGAACAACAAGATGTGACGCAATCATAAGCTCGTAGTCGCTAAACTCTTGCCCTTTTAGCCTGAAGCCATCCTGCTCGGCCAGCCTGCATGGAAAAGGTTAACACATGTACAAGATATTCTATATGAGTCTGATAGAAACCTCTTTAGCTGCTCCTCAGCCAGAATTTTGGcctttttcttgtttttactaGTCGGATCCATCTGGTTCATCATCCATTTCACCGAATAATATGTGATCAGCGAGGCCACAGACAGGCGAACCAGTACCTGGAATATCTGCCCCTTGCTTAGCTCCGCTCCGCCCAGTCCGAAGTTGTCCATGTCTCTGCAGATATTCTATTCAAAGCAAATACGTTTGCTTGCACGAATCTAATCTTTCTTGTTCTTATTCCCCATGCACACAGACGCCAGTGTGACCAGGTGCGGCAAATTAAATAGACATCAACAAGCTCAAACGTACTGCCAACTCAATTCAATTTTTGTAAGCCTGTTCCTTTTTCACAGTTCCCAGAATAAAAAAGattgttttttaacttttgaGTATTAACATATTGGGCATATATTAAGTGAGAGCAATCTGAAGTATGAAGATTTAAACCCACAAATTCAAGTGACAATTTTGCTCTTAGGGTGTATAGTGCCTGGGGTCAATATTCCAAATCTTCAATTTGGCGTCGATCCACGGACGTAGCTTGGCCACGCTGGCGTACACTCCGGGAATGTTCTCCTCGCCGCATCCGATGCCCCAGGCAACGATGCCGGCGGACTTGAAGCGGTTCTTCTGGCCAGCAATTGGACACACCAGCGGGGAACCACCATCGCCCTTGCAGGTGTCCTTGTCCTTCTCACCGCCGGCGCAAATGAAGCTGTCATGCAGAATGAAATGCCTGCCGAGGCGAGTTTCGCGCAGATTTTTCTCGCACTGCTGCTCGGGCACCACGGGCATGTCGACCTTCTTCAGGATAACCTGG contains the following coding sequences:
- the LOC6611955 gene encoding ATPase family AAA domain-containing protein 1-B: MDNFGLGGAELSKGQIFQVLVRLSVASLITYYSVKWMMNQMDPTSKNKKKAKILAEEQLKRLAEQDGFRLKGQEFSDYELMIASHLVVPADITVSWADIAGLDAVIQELRESVVLPIQHKDLFKHSKLWQAPKGVLLHGPPGCGKTLIAKATAKEAGMRFINLDVAILTDKWYGESQKLTSAVFSLASRIEPCIIFIDEIDSFLRSRNMNDHEATAMMKTQFMMLWDGLSTNSNSTVIVMGATNRPQDLDKAIVRRMPSQFHIGLPSETQRKDILKLILQSEEVSQDVDLNRLSKLTNGFSGSDLREMCRNASVYRMRQLITSTDPSAAALDRNNVRITMDDLLGSHLKIKESKMHTGSLFLENRIELD